A region of Dioscorea cayenensis subsp. rotundata cultivar TDr96_F1 chromosome 5, TDr96_F1_v2_PseudoChromosome.rev07_lg8_w22 25.fasta, whole genome shotgun sequence DNA encodes the following proteins:
- the LOC120261072 gene encoding shaggy-related protein kinase eta: MAEDKDMSSVDSSGPVTGHIISTTIGGKNGEPKRTISYMAERVVGTGTFGIVFQAKCLETGETVAIKKVLQDKRYRNRELQLMRSMDHPNVVSLKHYFFSTTNRDELFLNLVMEFVPETLYRVLKHFCNVNQNMPLIYVKLYTYQMFRGLAYIHTVPGVCHRDVKPQNLLVDPLTHQVKLCDFGSAKILVKGEANISYICSRFYRAPELIFGASEYTETIDIWSAGCVLAELLLGQPLFPGESAVDQLVEIIRVLGTPTREEIRCMNPNYTEFRFPQIKAHPWHKVFHKRMPPEAIDLTSRLLQYSPSLRCSALEACAHPFFDELREPHARLPNGRPLPPLFNFKEELAGASPELINKLIPEHIRRQAGLGFVHPAGT, from the exons ATGGCGGAAGATAAG GATATGTCTTCTGTTGATAGTAGCGGTCCTGTCACTGGCCATATTATTTCGACTACAATTGGTGGCAAGAATGGCGAACCTAAGAGG ACAATCAGTTATATGGCTGAGCGCGTGGTCGGGACTGGAACATTTGGCATTGTCTTTCAG GCAAAATGCTTGGAGACTGGAGAAACTGTTGCCATAAAGAAGGTTCTTCAGGACAAACGATACAGGAACCGGGAGCTGCAATTGATGCGGTCTATGGATCATCCTAATGTGGTTTCTTTGAAGCATTATTTCTTTTCCACAACAAACAGAGATGAACTGTTTCTTAACCTGGTGATGGAGTTTGTGCCTGAGACCTTATATCGGGTTCTAAAGCATTTCTGCAATGTGAACCAGAATATGCCTCTAATCTATGTGAAGCTATATACATACCAG ATGTTCAGAGGCTTGGCTTATATACATACAGTTCCTGGAGTTTGTCATAGGGATGTGAAGCCACAAAATCTTCTG GTGGATCCTCTGACCCATCAAGTCAAGCTTTGTGATTTTGGAAGTGCTAAAATTCTG GTCAAGGGTGAAGCAAATATTTCTTACATATGTTCTCGCTTTTATCGAGCTCCAGAACTCATATTTGGTGCGTCAGAATATACAGAAACAATTGATATATGGTCAGCAGGTTGTGTACTTGCTGAATTGCTTCTCGGTCAG CCTCTGTTTCCAGGTGAAAGTGCAGTAGATCAGCTTGTTGAGATAATCAGG GTTCTTGGCACTCCAACAAGGGAGGAAATTCGTTGTATGAACCCGAACTATACAGAATTCAGATTTCCACAAATAAAAGCTCACCCTTGGCACAAG GTTTTCCACAAGCGTATGCCGCCAGAAGCAATAGATCTTACATCCAGGCTTCTTCAGTATTCGCCAAGCCTTCGCTGCAGTGCG CTTGAGGCTTGTGCCCATCCTTTCTTCGATGAGCTTCGAGAGCCCCATGCACGTTTGCCCAATGGACGCCCTTTGCCAccactttttaattttaaagaagaa TTAGCAGGTGCTTCACCAGAGTTGATCAACAAACTTATTCCTGAGCATATAAGGCGACAGGCTGGTCTTGGTTTTGTACACCCTGCCGGAACCTAA
- the LOC120261778 gene encoding peroxidase P7-like, with product MGLRLGLVFGIVMCVVVCSSGVHGQLSTSFYDQSCPNLQSIVRSGMAQAVNREPRMGASILRLFFHDCFVNGCDGSILLDDTATFTGEQNAGPNRNSARGFEVIDAIKAKVEAACQATVSCADILALAARDGVVLLGGPTWQVALGRRDSKTASQSDANSQIPQPSFNLSELISSFFSKGLTAGDLTALSGAHTIGQAQCRSFRAHIYNDTNINPSFSAFRQRSCPLSGGDSNLAPLDLQTPNRFGNNYYQNLVSSRGLLHSDQELFNGGSQDELVRRYSRNGGDFASDFAAAMVKMAGIGPLTGNSGEIRLNCGKVN from the exons atggGTTTAAGGTTGGGATTAGTGTTTGGGATTGTGATGTGTGTTGTAGTATGTAGTAGTGGTGTGCATGGCCAACTTTCTACGTCCTTTTATGATCAGTCTTGCCCTAATCTTCAGAGCATTGTGAGGTCTGGAATGGCTCAAGCTGTAAATAGAGAGCCGAGGATGGGTGCTTCCATTCTTCGTCTCTTTTTTCATGACTGTTTTgttaat GGTTGTGATGGATCCATACTGTTGGACGACACTGCAACGTTCACCGGGGAGCAAAATGCAGGGCCAAATCGAAACTCAGCACGCGGCTTTGAAGTGATTGACGCCATCAAAGCTAAGGTTGAAGCTGCATGCCAAGCCACCGTCTCTTGCGCCGACATCCTCGCCCTCGCCGCTCGTGACGGTGTTGTCTTG CTTGGCGGGCCAACGTGGCAAGTGGCATTAGGCCGGCGAGACTCAAAAACAGCGAGCCAAAGCGACGCCAACTCCCAGATCCCACAACCGTCCTTCAATCTCTCCGAGCTCATCagctccttcttctccaaaggtcttACCGCCGGCGACCTCACAGCCCTCTCCGGCGCCCACACTATAGGCCAAGCTCAGTGCCGCAGTTTCCGGGCCCACATCTACAACGACACCAATATAAACCCTTCCTTCTCAGCCTTTCGTCAGCGTTCTTGTCCTCTCTCCGGCGGTGACTCCAACCTCGCTCCTCTTGATCTCCAAACACCGAACCGTTTCGGCAATAACTACTATCAGAATCTGGTTTCTAGCCGGGGACTTCTCCATTCTGATCAGGAGTTGTTTAATGGTGGTTCTCAAGATGAGTTAGTGAGGAGGTATAGCCGGAATGGTGGTGATTTTGCTAGTGATTTTGCGGCGGCGATGGTGAAGATGGCCGGAATTGGACCGTTGACTGGGAACAGTGGGGAGATAAGGTTGAATTGTGGCAAGGTTAattaa